Proteins from a genomic interval of Halopseudomonas litoralis:
- a CDS encoding TonB-dependent receptor domain-containing protein, protein MSIRTSLPSYFTGGAALLAASVALANQDAVQLPDVTVVSATGFEQKIADAPASISVISREQLQSKPYAGLADALRDVEGVDVGADLDKNGNISITMRGLPKDYTLVLIDGRRQSDIGDIGPNNFGNSQFMYMPSMDAIERIEVIRGPMSTLYGADAMGGVINIITRKVQDNWGGSISHALSIQENSQFGDDKKTDLFASGPLIEGLLGLGLRASLYDREQSDPGYSVGTLINGDGSLFEDGGSFGDKKIVAAKNWNAGFTLNLTPLEDHDFQFEYDIAKQRYDNTEGQTGTLDSVDSLWRARGGIIQPRVGYAENQRVEREQFVLAHTGRWSFGTSDTSLTRSTSSNLGRSLPLTVQERGALQDIWNQASADQGVGTPELTDELRAELENTFLPRNRRELEIRNTIFDTKLSSSIGSHHFTLGGQYFLAEMEDGVFGMDGSAYQSGATQDHKQWALFAEDNWDLTEKLTFTYGARYDDHNIFGAEVSPRGYLTWRTTDNWTLKGGVSTGYKTPKPNQLFPGIVGFGGQGVNPMAGSPDLQPETSTNYEIAAYYDNLTNFNANATLFFNEFKDKIARADAIPNCYNASGVKYLSSGCVDVGPGWAELGYDSFSQSTNVDKAQTKGIELAARWEIIPTLSLSGNYTYTDSEQKSGAQKGLPLVNTPEHMLNGTLSWDVLPRLNVALIAELRDERYRGTAVSAGPTPVTRKLYYKSYDIYHLGMRFQASNDLTLHGRVNNLLDKDMAGRNCEPTFDDLGNHDTWSCSNDYNVTEKARSLWLSANYRF, encoded by the coding sequence ATGTCGATCAGAACCAGCCTTCCCTCCTACTTCACCGGTGGCGCTGCATTGCTTGCAGCCAGCGTTGCGTTAGCCAATCAGGACGCGGTACAGCTACCGGACGTCACCGTAGTATCGGCTACCGGCTTCGAGCAGAAGATCGCCGATGCGCCTGCCAGTATCAGCGTCATCAGTCGTGAACAGCTTCAGAGCAAACCCTATGCCGGACTGGCAGATGCCCTGCGCGATGTCGAAGGCGTTGACGTGGGTGCGGATCTGGACAAGAACGGCAATATCAGCATCACCATGCGTGGCTTGCCCAAGGATTACACCCTTGTTCTGATCGACGGGCGCAGGCAGAGCGATATCGGCGATATCGGGCCGAACAACTTCGGTAACAGCCAGTTCATGTACATGCCTTCGATGGATGCCATTGAACGTATCGAGGTGATTCGTGGGCCGATGTCCACCCTGTACGGTGCCGACGCCATGGGTGGTGTGATCAATATCATCACACGCAAGGTGCAGGATAACTGGGGTGGGTCGATCAGCCACGCGCTGAGCATCCAGGAAAACTCCCAGTTCGGGGATGACAAGAAAACCGATCTGTTCGCCAGCGGGCCATTGATCGAAGGGCTGCTCGGCCTGGGGTTACGCGCCAGTCTGTATGACCGTGAGCAGAGCGATCCGGGATATAGCGTAGGCACACTGATCAATGGCGACGGCTCGCTGTTCGAGGATGGCGGCAGCTTCGGCGACAAGAAGATCGTTGCTGCGAAGAACTGGAATGCCGGCTTCACCCTGAACCTGACCCCACTGGAAGATCACGATTTCCAGTTCGAATACGATATCGCCAAGCAGCGCTACGACAATACCGAAGGCCAGACCGGCACGCTGGATTCAGTGGATAGTTTGTGGCGTGCCCGTGGCGGCATCATCCAGCCTCGGGTCGGCTATGCGGAAAATCAGCGTGTCGAGCGCGAGCAGTTCGTACTGGCTCACACTGGCCGCTGGAGCTTCGGCACCAGCGATACCAGTCTGACGCGCAGCACCAGCAGTAACCTCGGGCGCTCTTTGCCGCTGACCGTGCAGGAACGAGGCGCCCTGCAGGATATCTGGAATCAGGCCTCCGCAGACCAGGGCGTCGGTACACCCGAACTCACCGATGAGTTGCGCGCAGAGCTGGAAAACACCTTCCTGCCGCGCAACCGCCGCGAACTGGAGATCCGCAACACCATCTTCGATACCAAACTGTCGAGCTCCATTGGTAGTCACCACTTCACCCTGGGCGGTCAGTATTTTCTCGCCGAGATGGAGGATGGTGTGTTCGGCATGGATGGCTCCGCCTATCAGTCCGGCGCGACTCAGGATCATAAACAGTGGGCGCTGTTTGCCGAAGATAACTGGGACCTCACCGAGAAGCTGACCTTCACCTACGGCGCCCGCTACGATGACCACAACATCTTCGGTGCCGAAGTCAGCCCCCGCGGCTATCTCACCTGGCGGACCACGGATAACTGGACGCTGAAGGGCGGCGTCAGCACGGGCTACAAGACCCCGAAACCAAACCAGCTGTTCCCGGGCATCGTTGGCTTTGGCGGCCAGGGCGTAAATCCGATGGCTGGCTCACCGGATCTGCAGCCGGAAACCAGCACCAACTACGAGATTGCGGCGTACTACGACAATCTGACCAACTTCAATGCCAACGCGACGCTGTTCTTCAACGAGTTCAAGGACAAGATCGCGCGCGCCGATGCCATCCCCAACTGCTACAACGCCAGCGGTGTGAAATACCTCAGTTCGGGCTGCGTGGACGTCGGTCCTGGTTGGGCTGAACTGGGATATGACAGCTTCAGCCAGAGCACCAACGTGGACAAGGCGCAGACCAAGGGCATCGAACTGGCGGCACGCTGGGAGATTATTCCCACACTCAGCCTCAGCGGTAACTACACCTATACCGACAGCGAGCAGAAAAGCGGCGCGCAAAAGGGCTTGCCTCTGGTCAACACGCCCGAGCACATGCTCAACGGCACGCTCAGCTGGGACGTACTGCCGCGTCTGAATGTAGCCTTGATCGCCGAACTGCGGGACGAGCGCTACCGCGGCACCGCCGTCAGCGCAGGTCCGACCCCGGTTACCCGCAAGCTGTATTACAAATCCTACGACATCTACCACCTGGGCATGCGCTTTCAGGCCAGCAACGATCTGACGCTGCATGGTCGCGTCAACAACCTGTTGGACAAGGACATGGCGGGGCGTAACTGTGAACCGACCTTCGATGATCTGGGCAATCACGACACCTGGTCCTGCTCGAACGATTACAACGTGACGGAAAAAGCACGCAGCTTGTGGCTGTCGGCCAACTACCGTTTCTGA
- a CDS encoding PepSY-associated TM helix domain-containing protein — MKYLLIGTLRQWHWISSALCLAAMLLFAVTGITLNHAGSIEAQPDVRTLKLQLPEELAPLLAVAAEQQQLPAPLHHWLESMLAVRFDEHAAEWSDAEVYVGMPKPGGDAWLTLDLHSGEVFFEATDRGWIAYANDLHKGRHSGAAWSWFIDIFAGVCVLFTLTGLLLLGRQARNRPSTWPVTALGLLIPVLIALLFIH, encoded by the coding sequence ATGAAATACCTGCTGATCGGCACATTGCGTCAATGGCACTGGATCAGTTCCGCCCTGTGCCTGGCCGCAATGCTGCTGTTCGCCGTCACCGGCATCACCTTGAATCATGCCGGCAGTATCGAGGCGCAACCCGATGTCCGCACGCTGAAATTGCAACTGCCGGAGGAGCTCGCGCCCCTGCTGGCAGTGGCTGCAGAGCAGCAGCAGCTCCCTGCCCCACTGCACCATTGGCTGGAGAGCATGCTGGCGGTCCGCTTCGATGAGCATGCCGCGGAATGGTCGGATGCTGAGGTCTACGTGGGGATGCCCAAGCCCGGCGGCGATGCCTGGCTGACTCTGGACCTGCACTCCGGCGAGGTGTTTTTCGAAGCCACCGACAGAGGCTGGATTGCCTATGCCAACGACCTGCACAAGGGCCGCCACAGTGGCGCAGCGTGGAGTTGGTTCATCGATATCTTTGCCGGAGTCTGTGTGCTCTTCACGCTGACCGGGCTATTGCTGCTTGGTCGGCAGGCACGCAACCGCCCCAGCACCTGGCCGGTTACCGCCCTGGGTCTGCTGATTCCGGTACTCATTGCCTTGCTGTTCATTCATTGA
- a CDS encoding DUF2271 domain-containing protein: MRKWLLLPLAAVFVAHSGAAQLDVSVEVPRLTVAEYHRPYVAIWIENTEGHVADLAVWYDLKLRDSEGEKWLKDMRQWWRRSGRSLELPVDGLSGATRAVGEHSLSFAGDHPALAALQPGDYQLLVEAAREVGGRELVRVPFSWPINEQIKHQGTGETELGRISLTLTP; this comes from the coding sequence ATGCGTAAATGGCTTTTATTACCATTGGCTGCTGTTTTCGTCGCGCACTCGGGCGCGGCGCAGCTGGACGTTTCGGTAGAGGTGCCGCGGCTGACAGTCGCGGAATATCACCGCCCCTACGTAGCGATCTGGATCGAGAATACCGAGGGGCACGTCGCCGATCTGGCTGTCTGGTATGACCTGAAGCTGCGAGACAGCGAGGGTGAGAAATGGCTGAAGGACATGCGTCAGTGGTGGCGGCGCAGCGGGCGCTCACTGGAGCTCCCGGTGGATGGGCTTTCCGGCGCCACGCGCGCGGTAGGCGAGCATTCACTGTCGTTCGCTGGAGACCACCCTGCCCTGGCTGCGCTGCAACCCGGGGATTATCAATTACTGGTCGAAGCAGCCCGCGAGGTCGGTGGCCGCGAGCTGGTCCGCGTCCCCTTCAGCTGGCCCATTAACGAACAGATCAAACATCAGGGCACTGGAGAAACCGAACTGGGCAGAATCAGCCTGACCCTCACCCCCTGA
- a CDS encoding DUF4198 domain-containing protein — protein sequence MLKQLTRWTAIALAITLPLSANAHRAWMLPSTTVLSGDDAWITVDAAVANDLFYFEHHPLVLEGIGQSPVRANGPGEPARPRAANRLVITAPDGKEVPAQNGHVGKYRSVFDVELSQKGTYKLAVAGAPRYFARYQENGEDRRWMGDLADIGQAIPADVQELQVSQMESRMEVFVTSGQPTNSVFTPTGRGLELQPVTHPNDLFATETAEFIFLLDGKPAAGVEVNIIPGGIRHRDQLNDIKQTSGADGKVAITWPSAGFWWLEAKLVQKDGVQPPLTQRRVTYTATLEVMAP from the coding sequence ATGCTGAAACAACTCACTCGCTGGACCGCAATTGCCCTCGCCATCACCCTGCCGCTGTCGGCCAATGCCCATCGCGCCTGGATGCTACCCTCCACCACCGTGCTTTCAGGTGACGATGCCTGGATCACCGTGGATGCCGCCGTCGCCAATGACCTGTTCTATTTCGAGCATCATCCGCTGGTACTGGAAGGTATAGGCCAGTCGCCAGTCCGGGCCAACGGGCCAGGCGAGCCAGCCAGACCCCGCGCCGCCAACCGCCTGGTCATCACCGCCCCGGACGGTAAAGAAGTACCGGCGCAAAATGGCCACGTTGGAAAATACCGCAGCGTATTCGATGTGGAGCTCAGCCAGAAAGGGACTTACAAACTCGCGGTAGCCGGTGCCCCACGCTACTTCGCCCGCTATCAAGAGAACGGTGAGGACCGCCGCTGGATGGGTGATCTGGCTGATATAGGTCAGGCCATACCGGCCGATGTGCAGGAGCTGCAGGTCAGCCAGATGGAATCGCGTATGGAGGTGTTCGTCACCTCCGGACAACCCACCAACAGCGTGTTCACTCCCACCGGGCGTGGCCTTGAACTGCAGCCAGTGACCCATCCCAATGACCTTTTTGCCACGGAAACAGCGGAATTCATCTTCCTGCTGGATGGCAAGCCCGCCGCGGGCGTAGAGGTGAATATCATTCCCGGAGGCATCCGCCATCGCGACCAGCTCAATGACATCAAGCAGACCAGTGGAGCTGACGGCAAGGTCGCCATCACCTGGCCGAGCGCCGGTTTCTGGTGGCTGGAAGCCAAACTGGTGCAGAAAGACGGTGTTCAGCCGCCGCTGACCCAGCGTCGCGTTACTTATACCGCGACCCTTGAAGTCATGGCTCCCTGA
- a CDS encoding sulfite reductase subunit alpha: protein MSMPELSELHWLFNKRALWAALAMSGWLMLCWICLGKSRRPAVIKSAAAPDWLIAYASQSGAAREIAERLARTFQQCNLTPVLMPLNTIQPQELAGYSRALLIISTYGEGEAPDNAAAFWRKAEGTEPDLSSLNYSMLALGDDQYADFCGFGRRLAHWLNAAGATAATPRQDVNRLEPGSIQSWSRQASTWAGVPLYDAETSGAFEQWRLLERLQLNPNSPGSPAWLIRLAPVADMPIWQAGDLAQLSIGSALRTYSIASLPEDGVLELIVRQVVSAQGVAGHGSGWLCCHAELGATLDVRLQSNPAFHLPEGDAPGIFIGAGTGLAGLRGLLRQRQHQGRGDNWLIFGERCLQHDLWLNEELDSWAAQGKLLLDRCFSRAEHRPEYVQHRLAAKADQLRQWVDRGASIHVCGSLAGMGREIHRLLQELLTAEQWMKLHQQQRYRRDLY from the coding sequence ATGAGTATGCCGGAGCTGTCGGAGCTGCACTGGTTATTCAACAAGCGTGCGCTATGGGCTGCTCTGGCCATGAGTGGCTGGCTGATGCTGTGCTGGATCTGCCTGGGTAAATCCCGGCGCCCTGCGGTAATAAAGTCCGCAGCCGCGCCGGACTGGCTTATTGCCTACGCCAGCCAGTCCGGCGCGGCCCGAGAGATTGCCGAACGGCTTGCTCGGACCTTCCAGCAATGCAACCTGACACCCGTGCTGATGCCGCTCAATACTATTCAGCCGCAGGAGCTGGCCGGTTACTCCCGGGCACTGTTGATCATCAGCACCTATGGCGAAGGCGAGGCACCGGATAACGCTGCTGCATTCTGGCGCAAGGCTGAAGGTACCGAGCCCGACCTGAGCAGCCTTAATTATTCGATGTTGGCTTTGGGTGACGATCAGTACGCTGATTTCTGCGGCTTTGGTCGACGCCTGGCGCATTGGCTCAACGCAGCGGGCGCAACGGCTGCCACACCACGTCAGGATGTGAATCGGTTGGAACCAGGCAGCATCCAGAGCTGGTCTCGCCAGGCTTCGACCTGGGCCGGCGTGCCGCTGTACGATGCAGAGACATCAGGCGCGTTCGAGCAATGGAGGCTACTCGAACGCCTGCAACTCAACCCCAACAGCCCGGGCTCACCGGCCTGGCTGATACGTCTGGCACCCGTTGCCGATATGCCGATCTGGCAGGCCGGAGACCTGGCACAGCTGAGTATTGGTTCGGCCCTGCGCACCTACTCCATCGCCAGTCTTCCGGAAGACGGTGTATTGGAGTTGATTGTGCGTCAGGTCGTCAGTGCGCAAGGCGTCGCCGGCCACGGCTCCGGATGGCTATGCTGCCATGCAGAGCTCGGGGCGACGTTAGATGTCCGGTTGCAGTCCAATCCGGCGTTCCACTTGCCGGAGGGCGATGCTCCGGGGATTTTCATCGGTGCCGGAACCGGGCTGGCCGGCTTGCGCGGCTTGCTCAGGCAGCGCCAACATCAAGGTCGTGGGGATAACTGGTTGATCTTCGGTGAACGCTGCCTGCAGCATGATCTATGGCTGAACGAGGAGCTGGATTCCTGGGCCGCGCAGGGCAAGTTGCTTCTGGATAGATGTTTTTCTCGAGCGGAGCATCGCCCGGAGTATGTGCAACACCGCCTCGCCGCCAAAGCCGACCAACTGCGTCAGTGGGTCGACCGCGGGGCGAGTATCCATGTATGCGGCAGTCTGGCCGGCATGGGCCGGGAGATCCACCGCCTGTTACAGGAGCTGCTGACGGCAGAGCAATGGATGAAACTGCATCAGCAACAGCGCTATCGCCGAGATCTGTACTGA
- a CDS encoding YqaE/Pmp3 family membrane protein gives MDIIRIIIAILLPPLGVFLQVGFAGAFWLNILLTLFGYLPGIIHAVWIIARR, from the coding sequence ATGGACATCATCAGAATCATCATTGCCATTCTGCTGCCGCCGCTGGGGGTATTTCTGCAGGTCGGGTTTGCCGGTGCGTTCTGGCTCAACATTCTGCTGACGCTGTTCGGCTATCTGCCAGGCATCATTCACGCGGTGTGGATCATTGCTCGTCGCTGA
- a CDS encoding GGDEF domain-containing protein, whose translation MRFQSLRRRLLARLTMLALIAMLLVSIVQVLVITREQRQDYALLQSQLTSTQIPLLQTALWDIEISALQGQLVQIVELPSVAAVRLHAETGLQLQAGEATVAGAEADSVLAIHSPSGGGRQLGELQVFYRHDLISQRIINSVLQRVLEFSLYTMLLFFVLFRTLHKEVGRPLQLIAEYVGSLKPQKRAPRLVLSREQRDWYDEIDLVARGFDTLRQGMSHHAEQHECAIEALANERDNLDRRVDERTAELAYLNGYLKLISGSSLKLMHLDHAQYPQAMRQRLRALGQYLQLDGGMLLDTHVRGSNKVRASWMKEDDNHWLDQASNINLWAGQMGWSVSRHNSRTWLIRFINPQRSFCYIVRSRHSDSQLTPEREELLLGAGQWLFSLVQHWDHVVGLEQARQELVQLSRTDPLTGLANRRRFEEHQIGELRRALRLGYPVSLLMIDVDYFKGFNDLYGHAAGDECLKSLARLLDASFKRTGELPARVGGEEFAVLLPGYDLDGAGEAADSLRRAVQALGVHHEGSIWGKVTVSIGCASWSGPGEMEEVIDGLMKTADAVLYEAKRLGRNRVALRVESVLSDEQ comes from the coding sequence ATGAGATTTCAGTCGCTTCGCCGGCGCCTGCTTGCGCGTCTGACAATGCTTGCGCTGATTGCCATGCTGCTGGTCTCCATCGTCCAGGTGCTGGTGATCACGCGAGAGCAGAGGCAGGACTATGCTCTCCTGCAGAGTCAATTGACCTCTACACAGATACCGCTACTGCAAACGGCGCTGTGGGATATCGAGATCAGCGCGCTGCAAGGGCAGCTTGTTCAGATTGTGGAGCTCCCGTCGGTTGCTGCGGTGCGCTTGCATGCTGAAACCGGACTGCAGTTGCAGGCGGGTGAAGCGACCGTCGCGGGAGCTGAAGCGGACTCCGTCCTGGCTATTCATTCGCCTTCCGGTGGTGGGCGACAACTGGGTGAGTTGCAGGTGTTTTACCGTCACGATCTGATCAGTCAGCGGATAATAAACTCCGTCCTGCAGCGTGTTCTGGAATTTTCCCTGTACACCATGCTGTTGTTTTTTGTGCTGTTTCGCACGTTGCATAAGGAGGTTGGCCGACCGCTGCAGTTGATTGCCGAATATGTCGGTTCACTGAAACCCCAGAAGCGGGCGCCACGCTTGGTTCTTTCGCGGGAGCAGCGCGACTGGTATGACGAAATCGATCTGGTTGCACGCGGCTTCGATACCCTGCGGCAAGGCATGTCCCATCATGCCGAGCAGCACGAGTGTGCGATCGAAGCTCTGGCCAATGAACGCGACAATCTGGATCGACGGGTCGATGAGCGCACCGCTGAACTGGCTTACCTCAACGGTTATCTGAAACTCATTTCCGGCTCCAGTCTGAAATTGATGCACCTCGATCATGCTCAATATCCCCAGGCCATGCGCCAGAGGTTGCGTGCCCTTGGCCAATATCTGCAGCTGGATGGTGGCATGTTGCTTGATACGCATGTTCGAGGCAGCAACAAGGTCCGTGCCAGCTGGATGAAGGAAGACGATAACCACTGGCTGGACCAAGCAAGCAATATCAATCTCTGGGCGGGGCAGATGGGGTGGTCGGTATCACGGCACAATAGCAGAACCTGGCTCATCCGCTTCATCAACCCGCAGCGCAGTTTTTGCTATATCGTGCGCAGCCGCCACAGCGACTCGCAGCTCACCCCCGAGCGCGAGGAGCTGCTGCTGGGCGCGGGGCAATGGTTGTTCAGTCTGGTGCAGCATTGGGATCATGTCGTTGGTCTGGAGCAAGCGAGACAGGAATTGGTACAGCTATCACGGACCGATCCGCTGACCGGTCTGGCCAATCGGCGGCGCTTTGAAGAGCACCAGATTGGCGAGCTGCGGCGCGCGCTGCGACTGGGTTATCCCGTTAGTCTTTTGATGATCGATGTCGACTATTTCAAGGGGTTCAATGATCTCTACGGGCACGCCGCCGGCGATGAGTGCCTGAAATCACTGGCGCGGCTGCTCGATGCCAGTTTCAAACGCACCGGCGAGCTGCCAGCGCGGGTCGGTGGTGAAGAGTTTGCCGTACTGCTTCCAGGATATGATCTCGATGGCGCCGGCGAAGCGGCGGACTCATTACGCCGGGCGGTACAGGCGCTGGGCGTACATCATGAAGGGTCAATCTGGGGCAAGGTGACTGTCAGTATCGGATGTGCCAGCTGGAGCGGGCCGGGAGAAATGGAGGAGGTGATCGACGGTTTGATGAAAACCGCCGATGCCGTGCTCTATGAAGCCAAGAGGCTGGGTAGGAATCGAGTCGCGCTACGTGTTGAATCGGTACTCAGCGACGAGCAATGA
- a CDS encoding GGDEF domain-containing protein has protein sequence MHDVWSRLKSDTQLAVVSTVGVFGIVSVTPFAIYRMWQDNWLVVAVDIILLLTTLIAVAISWRYGSTRLAGQILAAVYGTAAVIVSIHVQAGGLFWFYCLILFNFFVIPPLQSTIATLLALSFLCIYGVMHPGEVFVDLQQMLIFTATCLLCSLFAFTFAWRTGRQRQRLRTLANMDPLTGVGNRRTLTREMEIALASHNRHGTPFGLLLLDLDNFKCINDRQGHVEGDRVLVEFAQLTRNASRRSDRLFRLGGEEFVLLMSNIDQAGLESAANSIVRTISTHLRSAGRPVTVSIGGALLDAGDDSISWLNKADACMYRAKHGGRNRCVVHLADEVSALIG, from the coding sequence ATGCACGATGTCTGGAGCCGACTGAAGAGTGATACCCAGCTGGCGGTAGTCTCGACCGTCGGCGTGTTTGGCATTGTCAGTGTCACTCCCTTCGCGATTTACCGGATGTGGCAGGATAATTGGTTAGTGGTTGCGGTTGACATAATATTGCTGCTGACCACCTTGATAGCCGTTGCCATATCCTGGCGCTATGGCAGCACCAGACTGGCCGGACAGATACTCGCGGCTGTATACGGCACTGCGGCGGTCATTGTATCCATCCACGTGCAGGCCGGCGGTCTGTTCTGGTTCTATTGTCTGATCCTGTTCAACTTCTTTGTCATCCCACCCCTTCAGAGCACCATCGCGACCTTGCTGGCCCTGTCGTTTCTCTGCATCTATGGCGTTATGCACCCTGGCGAGGTATTTGTCGATCTGCAGCAGATGCTGATCTTCACTGCGACCTGTCTCTTGTGCAGTCTGTTTGCCTTCACCTTCGCCTGGCGCACCGGGCGACAGCGCCAACGCTTGCGGACCCTGGCCAACATGGATCCCTTGACCGGCGTGGGTAACCGGCGAACCCTGACCAGAGAAATGGAAATCGCGCTGGCCAGCCACAACCGCCATGGCACACCGTTTGGCTTGTTGTTGCTGGACCTCGATAATTTCAAATGTATCAACGACCGGCAAGGGCATGTCGAAGGCGATCGAGTTCTGGTCGAGTTCGCTCAGCTTACTCGCAACGCCAGTCGTCGTTCGGACCGGTTGTTTCGTCTGGGTGGGGAAGAGTTCGTATTATTGATGTCCAACATTGATCAGGCCGGCCTGGAAAGCGCGGCCAATAGTATCGTCAGGACTATTTCCACGCATTTGCGCAGTGCCGGTCGGCCGGTGACCGTATCCATCGGTGGTGCTCTGCTGGATGCCGGAGACGACAGCATCAGCTGGCTGAACAAAGCGGATGCATGCATGTATCGCGCGAAGCATGGTGGGCGCAACCGCTGTGTTGTTCATCTGGCCGATGAGGTTTCAGCTTTAATCGGATGA
- a CDS encoding SufE family protein — translation MSQFGTDISSDDIIDTLSFFDSWEDRYKYIIDLGRELPPLDDSQRTEQNIVRGCQSQVWLTSRAQDGKLFFDADSDAFIVKGLLAVVLAAYNGKTPEAILAFDIEAYFTRLNLLKHLSVTRGNGLRAMVKRIRDTAEAM, via the coding sequence ATGAGCCAATTCGGCACAGATATCAGCAGCGACGACATTATCGACACGCTGTCATTTTTTGACAGCTGGGAAGATCGCTACAAATACATCATTGATCTTGGTCGCGAGCTGCCACCGCTGGATGACAGTCAGCGCACCGAACAGAACATCGTACGCGGCTGTCAGAGCCAGGTCTGGCTGACCAGCCGGGCGCAGGACGGCAAGTTGTTTTTCGATGCCGACAGTGATGCCTTCATCGTCAAGGGGCTGCTCGCTGTGGTCTTGGCTGCCTACAACGGCAAGACACCGGAAGCCATTCTGGCTTTCGATATCGAGGCCTATTTCACCCGCCTCAATCTGCTGAAACACCTGAGTGTGACCCGCGGCAACGGTCTGCGCGCTATGGTCAAGCGTATAAGGGATACCGCCGAAGCCATGTAA
- the sufT gene encoding putative Fe-S cluster assembly protein SufT: protein MERRMVVAQADCPARRVPDGTELTIPKDTFVTITQALGGNYTVTYNGQMVRVDGTDAANLGLEPELLTFPEPTDDLIREADVWTALKTVYDPEIPVDLVNLGLIYSVIIDQQAKRVDISMTLTAPGCGMGPVLVGDVEYRVRRVPNVETVHVDLVFDPPWGREMMSEEAQLETGMFF from the coding sequence ATGGAAAGACGTATGGTTGTCGCCCAGGCAGATTGCCCGGCGCGACGGGTCCCCGATGGCACAGAGCTGACGATCCCGAAAGATACTTTTGTAACCATTACCCAGGCGCTGGGTGGCAATTACACGGTTACCTACAACGGCCAGATGGTCCGTGTGGATGGTACCGACGCAGCAAATCTCGGCCTTGAACCGGAGCTGCTGACCTTCCCCGAGCCAACCGACGACCTGATCCGCGAAGCGGATGTCTGGACCGCGCTCAAAACCGTTTACGATCCGGAAATCCCGGTGGACCTGGTGAACCTGGGGCTGATCTATTCGGTGATCATCGATCAGCAGGCCAAGCGGGTGGACATCAGCATGACCCTGACGGCGCCCGGCTGTGGCATGGGGCCGGTATTGGTCGGGGATGTCGAGTATCGGGTGCGTCGGGTGCCCAATGTCGAGACGGTGCACGTGGACCTGGTGTTCGACCCACCGTGGGGTCGCGAGATGATGAGCGAAGAAGCACAGCTTGAAACCGGTATGTTTTTCTAG
- a CDS encoding HesB/IscA family protein, protein MSVESFDPTSQAVSVTPAALAHFRRQLTNQPGKSVRVSIKKSGCTGFMYVIDMVEQGAESDVHYQLDDQVELLVDQNSLAVLSGTQIDIVQEGINRQIRFINPNVKDQCGCGESFSVS, encoded by the coding sequence ATGAGTGTCGAATCATTTGATCCAACCAGCCAGGCGGTGTCTGTCACCCCGGCTGCGCTCGCACACTTCCGGCGTCAGCTGACCAATCAACCGGGTAAGTCGGTACGGGTCAGCATCAAGAAGAGCGGTTGTACCGGCTTCATGTATGTCATCGACATGGTAGAGCAGGGCGCCGAGAGCGACGTGCATTACCAGCTGGATGACCAGGTTGAATTGCTGGTCGATCAGAACAGCTTGGCGGTTCTTTCCGGCACTCAGATCGATATCGTGCAGGAAGGCATCAACCGCCAGATCCGCTTCATTAACCCCAACGTCAAAGACCAATGCGGTTGCGGCGAAAGCTTCAGTGTGAGTTGA